The genome window CCTCGCCGGTACGTCGGCCGGTGCCGTCACGCGCGTGGTGAACCTCTACGTCCACGCCGACAGCGAGGGGCAGTTCACCACCGAAGGCGGCACCGGCGTCACCACCCTCACCCAGCTCCGCGAGTGGTGCCAGACCTCGAACACCAAGTTCATCCTCCGCCCGGTCATCGACCTCAACCAGCGGCTCCACCGCACCGGCTACGTCCCCTCAGTCGAGATGCGGGAACAAGCCGTCCTGACCGACAAGACCTGCGTCGCACCGAACTGCGAACGCAACGCCCGAACCGCCGACCTCGACCACATCGAGCCCTACGACAAAGACCACCCCAGCCGGGGCGGACCCACCTCGTCCGAGAACCTCGCCTGCCTGTGCCGGTACCACCACCGGATGAAGACCTTCACCCACTGGACCTACACCAAACTCGAACCCGGCTACTACCTCTGGCGCTCACCCGCCGGGAAGCACCACCTCCGCACACCCGCCGGCACCATCAAGCTGACCTGACTCACGCCCGCACTGGCTCCAAGAGCTCCTGCTCGTCGATCACCTCGAGCGCGAGGGTGCGGTAGCCCACCTCGTCGAAGAGCACGGTGATCCGGTCCTCCTCGACGTCGGTGACGACACCCTCCCCGAACTCGTCGTGTCGCACTCTGCTCTGGACGGCGTACGGCCCGTCCGCGCCGGCCACGGGGTCGGGCGCGGTGCCGGACCGGCAGTTGTCGCACACGCCACACCGGGCGTCCAGCTGCTGGCCGAAGTAGGCGACGAGGAAGACGGCACGGCATCGGTCGGTCTCGGCGTACCCGCGCATCATGTCGACACGGGAGTGTTCGAGCTGCTGCTGCGCCTCGGCGATGTCCCGGACCGCGGCGGGCCGTACCCGGCCTGTGGTGTGGTCTGCGAGCTCGGCCAGGTTGAGGATGCGGCCGGCCTTGCGGCGCCCCATGCGTGCCTTGTCGGCGACGGCCGCCGGGTCATTGCCCAGTGCCTCCCGGACCGCGAGTACTCGCTCGATGTCGCCGCTCTTGGGGACGGCGGCGGAGAAGAAGCGGCCGAGGGCGAGGTCCTCCGGACGGTAGACGAGCAACACCTCGGCGGGCTCACCGTCGCGACCGGCACGCCCCACCTCCTGGTAGTAGGTGTCCGGTGACTCGGGGATCTGGGCGTGCACCACGAAGCGGATGTCCGGCTTGTCGATGCCCATGCCGAACGCGGACGTGGCCACGATGGTGTCGATCTCGTCATCCATGAACGCCTGCTGCACCGCCTCGCGGCGGCGATGGCCGAGCCCACCGTGATAGGCGGCGGTGCGGCGGCCCTGCCCGGCCAGCAGCGCGGCGTACTCCTCGGTGGCAGGGCGGGTGCGGCAGTAGACGATGCCGGTGCCACGTGAGTTATTGACGCTCTCGATCACGGCGCGACGCTGCTCGTCCTGGTCAGCCACCCTGCGCACACCCAGGGCGAGGTTCTCGCGGGCGAAACCGGTGACGATGGTCCGCGGCTCGCGCATCCGGAGCCGTTCGACGATGTCCTCCCGGATCGGCGGCGCCGCGGTGGCGGTCATGGCGACGATCCGCGGCTCGCCGAGCTCCTCCAGCAGTTCACCGAGGCGGAAGTAGTCGGGCCGGAAGTCGTGTCCCCACGCCGAGACACAGTGCGCCTCGTCGACCGCGACGAGCTTCGGGCCCAAGGCCGCTACCCGATCGCGGACCTCCGGGTTGGCCAGCTGCTCAGGCGCCAGGAAGACGAACTCGGCATCACCCGCAGCAAGCCGCTCGAGCGCCTCCTCGCGCTCATGCTCGGTCTCGGCCGAGCTGAGACGGACAGCGTGTACGCCGGCACCCGACTCCTCGATACCGAGGATCTGGTCCTGCTGGAGTGCGAGCAGCGGCGAGACCACGACGGTCGGCCCGTCGATCAGCAGGCCGGCGAGCTGGTAGACGAGCGACTTGCCTGCCCCGGTCGGTGCCACGAGCAGCACGTCGTGCCCGTCGAGCAG of Nocardioides sp. Kera G14 contains these proteins:
- a CDS encoding RecQ family ATP-dependent DNA helicase: MSTTTAKVRRTAQERFGHDRLHPGQAEATAALLDGHDVLLVAPTGAGKSLVYQLAGLLIDGPTVVVSPLLALQQDQILGIEESGAGVHAVRLSSAETEHEREEALERLAAGDAEFVFLAPEQLANPEVRDRVAALGPKLVAVDEAHCVSAWGHDFRPDYFRLGELLEELGEPRIVAMTATAAPPIREDIVERLRMREPRTIVTGFARENLALGVRRVADQDEQRRAVIESVNNSRGTGIVYCRTRPATEEYAALLAGQGRRTAAYHGGLGHRRREAVQQAFMDDEIDTIVATSAFGMGIDKPDIRFVVHAQIPESPDTYYQEVGRAGRDGEPAEVLLVYRPEDLALGRFFSAAVPKSGDIERVLAVREALGNDPAAVADKARMGRRKAGRILNLAELADHTTGRVRPAAVRDIAEAQQQLEHSRVDMMRGYAETDRCRAVFLVAYFGQQLDARCGVCDNCRSGTAPDPVAGADGPYAVQSRVRHDEFGEGVVTDVEEDRITVLFDEVGYRTLALEVIDEQELLEPVRA